In Primulina eburnea isolate SZY01 chromosome 14, ASM2296580v1, whole genome shotgun sequence, the following proteins share a genomic window:
- the LOC140811606 gene encoding ketol-acid reductoisomerase, chloroplastic-like — protein sequence MAAASSTCFSTTTSSSSSSRSLNAPSKLSSTALSFLSSSSPSLQPLRAAATARGEASAAGSAITARMVSVPAIKSPASLDFDSSVFTKEKINLAGHDEYIVRGGRNLFKLLPDAFKGVKQIGVIGWGSQGPAQAQNLRDSLADVKSDIVVKIGLRKGSRSFDEARAAGFTEENGTLGDIWETVSGSDLVLLLISDAAQADNHEKLFSHMKPKSILGLSHGFLLGHLQSMGHDFPKNISVIAVCPKGMGPSVRRLYVQGKEINGAGINSSFAVHQDVDGRATDVALGWSVALGSPFTFATTLEQEYKSDIFGERGILLGAVHGLVETLFRRYTENGMSEDLAYKNTVECVTGIVSRTISTKGMLAVYNSLSGDGKRDFERAYSASYYPCMDILYECYEDVASGSEIRSIVLAGRRFYEKDGLPSFPMGKIDQTRMWKVGERVRAVRPPGDLGPLYPFTAGVFVALMMAQIEILRKKGHSYSEIINESVIEAVDSLNPFMHARGVSFMVDNCSTTARLGSRKWAPRFDYILTQQALVAVDNGAPINQDLISNFLSDPVHGAIEVCAQLRPTVDISVPPDADFVRPELRQSSN from the exons ATGGCGGCGGCGTCGTCTACCTGCTTCtccaccaccacctcctcctcatCTTCCTCCAGATCTCTGAATGCGCCATCCAAGCTATCTTCGACAGCCTTGAGTTTCCTTTCGTCGTCATCCCCGTCCCTCCAGCCTCTCCGAGCCGCCGCCACTGCCCGAGGCGAGGCTTCAGCCGCCGGATCGGCTATTACGGCTCGCATGGTTTCAGTTCCCGCCATCAAATCCCCCGCTTCTCTCGATTTCGACTCCTCCGTTTTCACCAAGGAGAAAATCAACCTCGCTGGTCACGATGAG TACATTGTGAGAGGAGGGAGAAATTTGTTCAAGTTGCTGCCGGATGCATTCAAGGGTGTAAAGCAGATTGGAGTGATTGGCTGGGGTTCACAG GGACCTGCACAAGCTCAAAATCTAAGAGATTCCCTTGCTGATGTAAAGTCCGATATAGTGGTCAAG ATTGGATTAAGGAAGGGCTCTCGATCATTTGATGAGGCCCGTGCTGCTGGGTTTACTGAAGAAAATGGAACCTTGGGAGACATATGGGAGACTGTGTCTGGAAGTGATTTGGTGCTCCTATTGATATCAGATGCCGCCCAG GCTGATAATCATGAGAAACTGTTCTCCCACATGAAACCAAAAAGCATACTTGGACTTTCCCATGGATTCCTTTTGGGTCATTTGCAGTCAATGGGTCATGATTTTCCTAAAAACATCAGTGTGATAGCTGTGTGCCCCAAGGGAATGGGACCCTCTGTCAGGAGGTTGTATGTACAGGGGAAGGAAATTAACGGTGCTGGTATAAATTCAAGTTTTGCTGTCCACCAG GATGTGGATGGAAGAGCTACAGATGTTGCCCTTGGATGGTCTGTTGCCCTTGGTTCGCCTTTTACTTTCGCAACTACGCTGGAGCAGGAGTACAAGAGTGACATTTTTGGGGAGCGAG GCATTTTACTCGGTGCTGTGCATGGTCTTGTGGAAACCTTGTTCAGGAGATACACTGAGAACGGGATGAGCGAGGATCTTGCTTACAAGAATACTGTGGAGTGCGTTACAGGAATTGTGTCTAGGACCATATCAACAAAG GGCATGCTAGCTGTCTACAATTCACTGAGTGGAGATGGCAAAAGAGATTTTGAGCGTGCATATAGTGCCTCATATTATCCCTGCATGGACATCTTATATGAGTGCTACGAAGACGTAGCCAGTGGCAGTGAGATAAGGAGCATTGTCTTGGCTGGGCGGCGATTTTAT GAGAAGGATGGTTTACCGTCTTTCCCAATGGGCAAGATCGACCAAACACGCATGTGGAAAGTTGGTGAGCGTGTACGCGCTGTACGTCCACCAGGAGACTTGGGACCCCTGTATCCTTTCACTGCAGGTGTCTTTGTTGCATTGATGATGGCACAG ATTGAGATTCTGCGGAAGAAGGGGCACTCCTACTCAGAGATCATAAACGAGAGTGTGATCGAGGCTGTGGATTCATTGAACCCATTCATGCATGCTCGAGGGGTTTCATTCATGGTTGACAACTGCTCAACCACGGCACGGCTGGGATCAAGGAAGTGGGCACCAAGATTTGATTACATTCTTACTCAGCAGGCATTGGTCGCTGTCGACAATGGAGCGCCCATCAATCAAGATCTCATTAGTAACTTCCTGTCAGATCCCGTGCATGGAGCCATCGAAGTATGTGCTCAGTTGCGACCTACCGTGGACATTTCAGTACCCCCAGATGCTGATTTTGTTCGTCCAGAACTTCGCCAGTCAAGCAACTGA
- the LOC140813243 gene encoding phosphoenolpyruvate carboxylase 1-like, with protein MSKKLEKMASIDAQLRLLAPAKVSEDDKLVEYDALLLDHFLDILQGLHGEEIRETVQDCYEISADYMGKGDPMKLEELGRVLTSLDAGDSIVLAKSFANMLNLANLAEEVQIAYRRRIKLKKKDFSDEASAPTESDLEETLKRLVGQLNKSPEEVFNALKNQTIDLVLTAHPTQSVRRSLLQKHARIRNCLTQLNAKDITPDDKQELDEALQREIQAAFRTDEIRRNPPAPQDETRAGLSYFHETIWKGVPKFLRRVDTSLKNIGINERVPYNVPLIQFSSWMGGDRDGNPRVTPEVTRDVCLLARMMAANLYFSQIEDLMFELSMWRCNEELRTRADELQRSSKRDTKHYIEFWKKIPPNEPYRVILGDLRDKLYYTRERARQLLSNGVSDISLEATFTNVEEFLEPLELCYRSLCDSGDRPIADGSLLDFLRQVFTFGLSLVRLDIRQESDRHTDVLDAVTTHLQIGSYKEWSEEKRQEWLLSELSSKRPLFGSDLPQTEEIADVLETFNVISELPADNFGAYIISMATAPSDVLAVELLQHACHVKNPLRVVPLFEKLADLEAAPTAMARLFSIDWYCNRIKGKQEVMIGYSDSGKDAGRLSAAWQLYKAQEELVSVAKQYGVKLTMFHGRGGTVGRGGGPTHLAILSQPPETINGSLRVTVQGEVIERSFAEEHLCFRTLQRFTAATLEHGMHAPISPKPEWRSLMGEMAVVATNEYRSVVFQEPRFVEYFRLATPELEYGRMNIGSRPSKRKPSGGIESLRAIPWIFAWTQTRFHLPVWLGFGSALKHVIDKDVRNLQVLKDMYKEWPFFRVTIDLVEMVLAKGDPRIAALYDKLLVSEDLWPFGEQLRANYEATKLLILQVAGHSELLQGDPYLRQRLRLRDPYITVLNVCQVYTLKRIRDPSYHVEVGRHLSKEVTEMETSKPASELVKLNPKSEYAPGLEDTLILTMKGIAAGLQNTG; from the exons ATGAGCAAGAAACTAGAAAAAATGGCATCAATTGATGCCCAGTTAAGGCTATTGGCACCTGCGAAGGTTTCAGAGGATGATAAGCTGGTGGAATATGATGCTCTGCTTTTGGATCATTTTCTTGATATTCTTCAGGGCTTGCATGGGGAGGAGATAAGAGAGACG GTTCAAGACTGTTATGAGATTTCTGCAGATTATATGGGGAAAGGTGATCCGATGAAACTCGAAGAACTAGGGAGAGTTCTAACTAGTTTGGATGCTGGGGACTCCATTGTGCTGGCAAAATCTTTTGCTAACATGTTGAATTTAGCCAATCTTGCCGAAGAGGTTCAGATTGCATACAGACGCCGGATCAAGTTAAAAAAGAAGGACTTTTCTGATGAGGCCTCGGCACCCACTGAATCAGACCTCGAAGAGACTCTAAAACGGCTTGTGGGACAACTGAACAAGTCCCCCGAAGAAGTTTTCAATGCGTTGAAGAACCAAACTATAGATTTAGTGTTGACGGCACATCCTACTCAGTCTGTCCGTAGATCTTTGCTTCAAAAGCACGCGAG GATTCGTAATTGTTTAACTCAGCTAAATGCTAAGGATATTACTCCTGACGACAAGCAGGAGCTTGATGAGGCCTTACAAAGAGAG ATTCAAGCTGCATTTAGAACAGATGAAATTAGGAGAAATCCTCCGGCCCCCCAAGATGAGACAAGAGCTGGATTAAGTTACTTTCATGAAACCATTTGGAAGGGAGTGCCAAAATTTTTACGCCGTGTGGATACTTCTCTGAAAAATATTGGAATAAATGAGCGGGTTCCCTACAATGTTCCTCTTATCCAGTTCTCTTCCTGGATGGGTGGGGATCGTGATG GAAATCCAAGGGTAACTCCTGAAGTTACAAGAGATGTATGTTTGCTGGCTAGAATGATGGCTGCAAATTTGTACTTCTCTCAGATAGAGGATCTCATGTTCGAG CTTTCAATGTGGCGCTGCAACGAAGAACTCCGTACTCGTGCAGATGAATTGCAAAGGTCATCCAAGAGAGATACAAAACATTACATTG AGTTTTGGAAAAAAATTCCACCGAATGAGCCCTATCGTGTTATTCTTGGTGATTTGAGGGACAAGCTCTATTATACGCGTGAACGTGCTCGTCAGTTACTATCAAATGGAGTCTCTGATATTTCTTTGGAAGCAACCTTCACCAATGTTGAAGAG TTTCTGGAGCCTCTGGAGCTTTGCTATAGATCTCTTTGTGATAGTGGTGATAGACCGATTGCTGATGGGAGTCTTCTTGATTTTCTGAGACAAGTCTTCACATTTGGGCTTTCACTAGTAAGGCTTGATATCAGGCAAGAGTCAGATAGGCACACCGATGTTTTAGATGCAGTTACCACGCACCTACAAATTGGATCTTACAAGGAATGGTCGGAGGAGAAAAGACAAGAATGGCTATTATCTGAACTTAGTAGCAAGCGGCCATTGTTTGGGTCTGATCTTCCCCAAACTGAGGAAATTGCTGATGTTTTGGAAACATTTAATGTCATTTCTGAGCTTCCCGCTGATAATTTTGGTGCATACATAATTTCAATGGCGACTGCCCCATCTGATGTGCTAGCTGTGGAGCTTTTGCAACACGCATGTCATGTCAAAAACCCATTAAGGGTTGTTCCGTTGTTTGAAAAGCTTGCCGATCTTGAAGCTGCACCTACTGCGATGGCTAGACTTTTTTCAATAGATTGGTATTGTAATAGGATCAAGGGCAAACAAGAAGTCATGATTGGATACTCGGACTCAGGAAAGGATGCAGGACGCCTTTCTGCAGCATGGCAACTATACAAGGCCCAAGAAGAACTTGTAAGCGTAGCTAAACAATATGGAGTAAAGCTCACGATGTTCCATGGTAGAGGTGGGACAGTTGGAAGAGGAGGAGGTCCGACGCATCTTGCCATTTTGTCGCAGCCACCAGAAACTATTAATGGCTCCCTGCGTGTCACTGTTCAAGGGGAAGTAATTGAGCGATCATTTGCAGAGGAGCATTTATGTTTCCGAACTCTACAACGTTTTACTGCAGCTACACTTGAGCATGGAATGCATGCCCCTATTTCACCAAAGCCAGAATGGCGTTCGCTTATGGGGGAGATGGCTGTTGTTGCGACAAACGAGTATCGGTCTGTGGTTTTCCAAGAGCCTCGATTTGTTGAATACTTTCGCCTT GCCACGCCTGAATTGGAATATGGCAGGATGAACATTGGGAGTCGTCCGTCTAAAAGAAAGCCAAGTGGTGGAATAGAGTCGCTTCGAGCAATCCCATGGATATTTGCATGGACACAAACAAGATTTCATCTTCCGGTATGGCTTGGCTTTGGGTCTGCGTTGAAGCACGTAATTGACAAGGACGTGAGAAATCTTCAAGTGCTCAAGGATATGTACAAAGAATGGCCTTTCTTTAGAGTGACTATTGACTTGGTTGAAATGGTGTTGGCCAAGGGAGACCCAAGAATCGCCGCTCTGTATGACAAACTCTTGGTTTCAGAAGATCTGTGGCCATTCGGAGAGCAGTTGCGCGCCAACTATGAAGCAACTAAACTCTTAATCCTTCAA GTTGCTGGGCATTCCGAACTTCTTCAAGGTGACCCTTATTTGAGGCAACGACTGAGGCTTCGGGATCCATATATCACTGTCCTCAATGTCTGCCAGGTTTACACTTTGAAGCGAATTCGTGACCCAAGTTACCACGTAGAAGTTGGTCGGCACCTGTCGAAAGAGGTCACAGAGATGGAAACAAGCAAGCCAGCTTCAGAATTAGTTAAGCTTAACCCGAAGAGCGAATATGCACCAGGTTTGGAAGACACTCTTATCTTGACGATGAAAGGTATTGCTGCAGGATTGCAGAACACTGGTTAA
- the LOC140813244 gene encoding protein LIGHT-DEPENDENT SHORT HYPOCOTYLS 10-like, producing MERGKDLSEGSSSRSPTGGDLSAATAITPSRYESQKRRDWNTFGQFLKNQRPQVALSQCNSNHVLDFLRYLDQFGKTKVHLQGCIFFGQPEPPAPCACPLRQAWGSLDALIGRLRAAYEENGGSPENNPFASGAIRIYLREVKECQAKARGIPYKKKKKKTGSSSGTPDDESNSASMPFS from the coding sequence ATGGAGAGAGGAAAAGATTTGTCCGAAGGATCATCATCAAGATCCCCCACTGGCGGGGATTTATCGGCGGCGACAGCGATTACTCCCAGCCGGTACGAATCCCAGAAGAGGAGGGACTGGAACACTTTCGGGCAGTTCTTGAAAAATCAGAGGCCGCAGGTGGCGCTGTCTCAGTGCAACAGCAACCATGTGCTGGATTTCTTGAGGTACCTGGATCAGTTCGGGAAGACTAAGGTTCACTTGCAAGGCTGCATCTTTTTTGGGCAGCCAGAGCCTCCGGCGCCTTGCGCCTGCCCGCTGAGGCAGGCTTGGGGTAGCCTTGATGCACTTATCGGTAGGCTGCGTGCCGCCTATGAGGAGAACGGCGGATCACCGGAAAATAACCCATTTGCTAGTGGAGCAATCAGGATTTATCTGAGGGAAGTGAAGGAATGCCAAGCTAAGGCAAGAGGGATCCCTtacaagaagaagaagaagaagactggaagtagtagtggaacgcccGATGATGAATCCAATTCTGCATCTATGCCATTTTCTTGA
- the LOC140812406 gene encoding trihelix transcription factor ENAP2-like isoform X2 gives MLPSPTSPSPPYSATASPISDDDKHLHSPSPSPTKPELPPPAIRTPGFPTREDCWSKDATQTLIDAWGARYVELNRKNLHRKDWQEVADAVNAIHATSLKLRRTDVQCKNRIDTVKKKYKIEKSKVVQSNCRYSSTWPHFRSIDALIGGTSSKISTCKSDGHSRGLHLRVSPSPEASSSPPPPPKALTHFQMIPPSIIQHQEKDQAFSDLLGLPWSIPVGPRSKRSMKNFSVMAAAAAVMKGKEDEEEDSGAWGLELSAVGMKRKRPMGEKGTVVVEGYGRLADAIASLGKTYEKVEVAKQRQMVELEKQRMQFAKDLEIQRMKVFMESQVQFKKLCRVKHNSQSNGYL, from the exons ATGTTGCCTTCACCCACCTCTCCTTCCCCTCCTTACTCTGCCACAGCGTCCCCCATCTCGGACGACGATAAACATCTCCATTCTCCCTCGCCCTCACCGACAAAACCCGAACTTCCACCGCCGGCGATACGAACCCCGGGTTTTCCGACCCGTGAGGACTGTTGGTCAAAGGATGCAACTCAGACGCTCATTGATGCCTGGGGGGCACGCTACGTGGAGCTTAACCGCAAAAACCTCCACCGTAAAGACTGGCAGGAGGTTGCCGACGCCGTCAATGCCATCCACGCCACTTCCCTTAAGCTTCGCCGTACAGACGTCCAGTGTAAGAACCGCATCGACACCGTAAAAAAGAAGTACAAGATCGAGAAGTCTAAGGTCGTTCAATCAAACTGCCGCTACTCCTCCACGTGGCCCcacttccgcagcattgatgCCCTCATCGGTGGCACTTCCTCCAAGATTAGCACTTGTAAATCCGACGGTCACAGCAGGGGCCTTCACCTCAGAGTTTCTCCTTCGCCGGAGGCCTCATCGTCCCCCCCGCCTCCACCTAAGGCACTCACCCATTTCCAGATGATTCCACCGTCAATTATCCAGCACCAGGAAAAAGATCAAGCTTTCAGTGATCTTCTGGGACTACCATGGTCTATACCTGTTGGGCCCAGGTCTAAGCGGAGCATGAAGAATTTCTCTGTCATGGCAGCGGCGGCGGCGGTGATGAAGGGTAAAGAGGATGAAGAAGAGGATTCTGGAGCTTGGGGTCTGGAGCTATCGGCAGTGGGAATGAAAAGGAAAAGGCCAATGGGAGAGAAAGGGACAGTGGTGGTAGAGGGGTATGGTAGGTTAGCAGATGCCATAGCTAGTTTAGGGAAGACATATGAGAAAGTGGAGGTGGCAAAGCAGAGGCAGATGGTGGAGTTGGAGAAACAAAGGATGCAGTTTGCGAAGGATTTGGAGATCCAGAGAATGAAGGTATTTATGGAATCACAGGTCCAGTTCAAAAAGCTTTGTCGAGTAAAGCACAATTCGCAAAGTA ATGGTTACTTATAA
- the LOC140812406 gene encoding trihelix transcription factor ENAP2-like isoform X1 yields MLPSPTSPSPPYSATASPISDDDKHLHSPSPSPTKPELPPPAIRTPGFPTREDCWSKDATQTLIDAWGARYVELNRKNLHRKDWQEVADAVNAIHATSLKLRRTDVQCKNRIDTVKKKYKIEKSKVVQSNCRYSSTWPHFRSIDALIGGTSSKISTCKSDGHSRGLHLRVSPSPEASSSPPPPPKALTHFQMIPPSIIQHQEKDQAFSDLLGLPWSIPVGPRSKRSMKNFSVMAAAAAVMKGKEDEEEDSGAWGLELSAVGMKRKRPMGEKGTVVVEGYGRLADAIASLGKTYEKVEVAKQRQMVELEKQRMQFAKDLEIQRMKVFMESQVQFKKLCRVKHNSQSTFLY; encoded by the exons ATGTTGCCTTCACCCACCTCTCCTTCCCCTCCTTACTCTGCCACAGCGTCCCCCATCTCGGACGACGATAAACATCTCCATTCTCCCTCGCCCTCACCGACAAAACCCGAACTTCCACCGCCGGCGATACGAACCCCGGGTTTTCCGACCCGTGAGGACTGTTGGTCAAAGGATGCAACTCAGACGCTCATTGATGCCTGGGGGGCACGCTACGTGGAGCTTAACCGCAAAAACCTCCACCGTAAAGACTGGCAGGAGGTTGCCGACGCCGTCAATGCCATCCACGCCACTTCCCTTAAGCTTCGCCGTACAGACGTCCAGTGTAAGAACCGCATCGACACCGTAAAAAAGAAGTACAAGATCGAGAAGTCTAAGGTCGTTCAATCAAACTGCCGCTACTCCTCCACGTGGCCCcacttccgcagcattgatgCCCTCATCGGTGGCACTTCCTCCAAGATTAGCACTTGTAAATCCGACGGTCACAGCAGGGGCCTTCACCTCAGAGTTTCTCCTTCGCCGGAGGCCTCATCGTCCCCCCCGCCTCCACCTAAGGCACTCACCCATTTCCAGATGATTCCACCGTCAATTATCCAGCACCAGGAAAAAGATCAAGCTTTCAGTGATCTTCTGGGACTACCATGGTCTATACCTGTTGGGCCCAGGTCTAAGCGGAGCATGAAGAATTTCTCTGTCATGGCAGCGGCGGCGGCGGTGATGAAGGGTAAAGAGGATGAAGAAGAGGATTCTGGAGCTTGGGGTCTGGAGCTATCGGCAGTGGGAATGAAAAGGAAAAGGCCAATGGGAGAGAAAGGGACAGTGGTGGTAGAGGGGTATGGTAGGTTAGCAGATGCCATAGCTAGTTTAGGGAAGACATATGAGAAAGTGGAGGTGGCAAAGCAGAGGCAGATGGTGGAGTTGGAGAAACAAAGGATGCAGTTTGCGAAGGATTTGGAGATCCAGAGAATGAAGGTATTTATGGAATCACAGGTCCAGTTCAAAAAGCTTTGTCGAGTAAAGCACAATTCGCAAAGTA CTTTCTTATATTGA